The Primulina tabacum isolate GXHZ01 chromosome 7, ASM2559414v2, whole genome shotgun sequence genome includes a window with the following:
- the LOC142551556 gene encoding allene oxide synthase 1, chloroplastic — protein MASSHVSSFSSSQISFSSQYSSAKLLRVPSQFSIQRSFSAQPIDIASALSEKPSLSPPPRHTEAVAPSKLPVRKIPGNYGLPLIGPWRDRQDYFYNQGRDEFFKSRIRKYDSTVFRANMPPGPFISFASNVVVLLDGKSFPILFDTDKVEKKDLFTGTYMPSTDLSGGYRTLSYLDPSEPNHAKLKTLMFFLLSHRREKVIPEFQNSYTEAFERLEKELATKGRANFGAANEQAAFNFLARSFFGVNPNDTKLGSDGPTLIGKWVLFQLHPLLTLGLPKGLEDGIIHTFRLPPFLIKKDYQRLYEFFYQNSAPLLDQAEKLGLTKDEACHNLLYSTCFNSFGGMKILFPNILKRLGRAGAKLHAELAQEIRSAIKSSGGNVTMAAMEKMPLMKSVVYEALRIEPPVSLQYGKAKRDLVIESHYAAFQVKEGEMLFGYQPFATMDPMIFDRAEEFVPTRFLGEEGEKLLKHVLWSNGPETENPTVNNKQCAGKNFVVLASRLLLVELFRRYDSFGIEAAVSPLGSSVTVTSLKPASF, from the coding sequence ATGGCTTCCTCTCATGTATCGTCTTTCTCTTCTTCACAGATTTCATTCTCCTCCCAATATTCGTCAGCAAAATTACTTAGGGTCCCTTCACAGTTCTCAATCCAGCGATCGTTTTCTGCTCAGCCGATCGACATAGCATCAGCGTTGTCGGAAAAACCATCCCTTTCTCCACCGCCGCGGCACACGGAGGCGGTGGCTCCCTCTAAACTTCCGGTTCGAAAAATCCCCGGCAACTACGGGCTGCCCTTGATCGGCCCGTGGAGAGACAGGCAAGACTATTTCTACAATCAAGGCCGGGACGAGTTCTTCAAATCAAGAATCCGGAAGTATGATTCCACGGTGTTCAGAGCCAACATGCCGCCGGGTCCCTTCATTTCCTTCGCATCAAACGTCGTCGTCTTGCTCGATGGCAAGAGTTTTCCTATCCTTTTTGACACTGACAAAGTTGAGAAGAAGGATCTTTTCACCGGCACATATATGCCTTCCACTGATCTCTCCGGCGGCTACAGGACACTCTCTTACCTCGACCCCTCCGAACCCAACCACGCAAAGCTGAAAACTTTGATGTTTTTCTTACTCTCTCATCGGCGGGAGAAAGTAATCCCTGAATTCCAAAACAGCTACACAGAAGCGTTTGAGAGATTGGAGAAGGAATTGGCCACCAAAGGGAGAGCAAACTTCGGCGCCGCCAATGAACAGGCGGCGTTCAATTTCTTGGCTAGATCGTTCTTCGGCGTCAACCCGAATGACACCAAGCTCGGATCCGACGGGCCAACCCTTATCGGAAAATGGGTTCTCTTCCAGCTACACCCGCTGCTGACCCTAGGCTTGCCCAAAGGTTTAGAAGACGGCATTATCCACACGTTTCGCTTGCCGCCATTTTTAATTAAGAAGGATTATCAAAGATTGTACGAATTCTTCTACCAGAACTCAGCCCCACTTCTCGATCAAGCAGAAAAACTCGGCCTCACCAAAGACGAAGCTTGCCATAATCTCTTATACTCCACGTGCTTCAATTCATTCGGCGGCATGAAAATCCTCTTCCCAAACATTCTCAAACGGTTGGGCCGAGCTGGAGCCAAGCTGCATGCTGAACTAGCTCAAGAAATCCGATCCGCAATCAAATCAAGCGGCGGAAACGTCACGATGGCGGCGATGGAAAAGATGCCGCTGATGAAATCAGTGGTATACGAGGCTCTGCGTATCGAGCCGCCGGTTTCGCTTCAGTACGGCAAGGCCAAGCGCGACTTGGTGATCGAGTCACACTATGCAGCGTTTCAGGTGAAAGAAGGAGAAATGCTGTTCGGATACCAGCCATTCGCCACCATGGACCCGATGATATTCGACCGGGCGGAGGAGTTTGTTCCCACACGGTTCCTCGGCGAAGAAGGGGAGAAACTGTTGAAACACGTGCTGTGGTCTAATGGACCGGAGACAGAGAACCCCACAGTTAACAACAAACAGTGCGCTGGGAAGAATTTTGTGGTTCTGGCCTCCAGGTTGCTGCTGGTTGAGCTGTTCCGCCGTTACGATTCCTTTGGTATTGAGGCGGCGGTGTCGCCGCTGGGCTCCTCTGTCACGGTAACGTCGTTGAAGCCGGCTAGTTTTTAG